A portion of the Corynebacterium heidelbergense genome contains these proteins:
- a CDS encoding metallophosphoesterase, producing the protein MAAATSVLLASNREIRQFELHEVTVPLLAPGTLPRDWASLRILHLSDLHMLDSQHAKQDRVAALDALEPDLVVNTGDNLGEIQAVPAVLRALDPLLNRPGLFVFGSNDYWAPRPANPVNYLIGKKREHSDVELPWRGMRAAFIERGWQDATHQRLEFSIDTHAVGLDQPSRIKLAAAGVDDPHCDQDDYDRIVGHPNPEADLALALSHSPEPRVLDRFAFDGYQLALCGHTHGGQLCLPGHRSIVTNCGIDRARAWGLSRWTERMWLHVTNGLGNSKYVPFRTFCRPSATLIHVTERPGPHS; encoded by the coding sequence ATGGCGGCGGCAACGAGTGTGCTCCTGGCGTCCAATAGAGAAATCCGGCAATTCGAGCTACACGAGGTGACCGTCCCCCTCCTCGCCCCCGGGACGCTGCCGCGGGACTGGGCCTCCCTGCGCATCCTGCACCTCTCCGACCTGCACATGCTGGATAGCCAACACGCCAAACAGGACCGGGTTGCGGCCCTGGATGCCCTAGAACCGGATCTCGTAGTGAACACGGGGGACAACCTCGGGGAGATCCAGGCCGTGCCGGCGGTCCTGCGCGCCCTGGACCCGCTGCTGAACCGGCCGGGGCTGTTCGTCTTCGGCTCCAACGACTACTGGGCCCCCCGCCCCGCAAACCCGGTCAACTACCTCATCGGCAAGAAACGGGAGCACAGCGACGTGGAGCTGCCGTGGCGCGGGATGCGCGCGGCCTTCATCGAACGCGGATGGCAGGACGCGACCCACCAGCGCTTGGAATTCAGCATCGATACCCACGCGGTGGGACTGGATCAACCCAGCCGCATCAAGCTCGCCGCCGCCGGGGTGGACGACCCCCACTGCGACCAGGATGATTACGACCGCATCGTCGGCCACCCCAACCCCGAAGCGGACCTTGCCCTGGCCCTCAGCCACTCCCCGGAGCCACGCGTGCTGGACCGTTTTGCCTTCGACGGCTACCAGCTCGCCCTGTGCGGGCACACCCACGGCGGCCAGCTCTGCCTGCCGGGCCACCGCAGCATCGTCACAAATTGCGGAATCGACCGGGCCCGCGCGTGGGGTTTGTCCCGCTGGACCGAGCGCATGTGGCTGCATGTCACGAACGGCCTGGGTAACTCCAAGTACGTGCCCTTCCGCACCTTCTGCCGGCCCTCGGCGACCCTCATCCACGTCACCGAGCGGCCCGGCCCCCACAGCTAG
- a CDS encoding Na+/H+ antiporter subunit G, giving the protein MLTTVLAAEDMVHYSEMSWLGAGLCAVLVIAGSIFVFASARAMYLAPDAISQINMLGPGVGVGLPLLIAANLVHTWDTQGFELGILLKSVLAITGLLVVQAAGSSVMGRALHATHWDHTVPLSGGKKVKEPK; this is encoded by the coding sequence ATGCTGACCACTGTGTTGGCCGCTGAGGACATGGTGCATTACAGCGAGATGAGCTGGCTGGGAGCGGGCCTGTGTGCGGTGTTGGTCATCGCGGGCTCCATCTTCGTTTTTGCGTCGGCCCGGGCCATGTATTTGGCCCCAGATGCGATCAGTCAGATCAACATGCTGGGGCCTGGGGTGGGCGTGGGGCTACCGCTGCTTATCGCGGCGAACCTGGTGCACACGTGGGATACCCAAGGCTTCGAACTGGGCATCCTGCTGAAGTCGGTATTGGCGATCACCGGCCTTCTTGTGGTCCAGGCGGCCGGCTCCTCGGTAATGGGTCGCGCCTTGCACGCCACCCACTGGGATCACACCGTGCCGCTGTCTGGCGGCAAGAAGGTGAAGGAGCCGAAGTAG
- a CDS encoding monovalent cation/H+ antiporter complex subunit F: protein MNPEGLLSAAASIAAVVIVVALLMLMWRTVSTHNDARRAVCSDMIFMTVAALFLLHSLFFRSAITFEVALIAGLLGPLSTIAYARIITRGRR from the coding sequence ATGAACCCCGAGGGTTTACTATCTGCAGCCGCGTCGATCGCCGCGGTGGTCATCGTGGTGGCCCTACTGATGTTGATGTGGCGGACGGTGTCCACCCACAACGACGCCCGCCGCGCGGTGTGTTCCGACATGATCTTTATGACGGTGGCGGCGTTGTTCCTGCTGCACAGTTTGTTTTTCCGCAGCGCCATTACCTTTGAGGTGGCGCTGATCGCCGGGTTGCTGGGCCCCTTGAGCACTATCGCCTACGCCCGGATCATCACCCGAGGAAGGCGGTAG
- a CDS encoding monovalent cation/H+ antiporter subunit D family protein, whose amino-acid sequence MPSPALLSLFIVIPLGTAAFAAINPARFINRVLNLAVPAFGAAGGAYLLVILRAGDGVVADNVGAFASGISIPFVADTLTALMLVASAVVAFAANWFADVVGESQARFYPALCLMLLGGAWGALLTADLFNLFVFIEVMLMPSFGLLAMTGTWARLAAARMFIVVNLITSMLLLTGVALTYGVVGTTNLAALAGAAGPRGTEHFAPGVFGTQWQLLAALGVVLLALAVKAGLAPVHTWLPRAYPATSPAVMALFSGLHTKVAVYAIFRVFMVVFEGDPAWAWGILGFTVAGMLIGAFAGLAESSMRAVLGYQMVNGVPFMLIALAFVSNNGTLVLSAALYYMVHHMVVACSLITAAGSIEETYGFGKIRPLSGLLHRDPFPSVVFAAGALAIVGFPPFSGLWGKLALIWGIAHQGSWLAWTAIIAIIVAGMGALLSMLYVWREVFWGRPMNPNEAAKSLAVNRRFVYPSAVLMALSLVMFAAAGPLFNITGRAAKDLTDTTAYVRAVSGGERLQGQVLTPGPSGLDHIPADQRGPSGLGGAQRSLENAVTPGPEDKPSGQR is encoded by the coding sequence ATGCCCTCCCCCGCTCTGCTGAGCCTCTTCATCGTCATTCCACTGGGCACCGCCGCCTTCGCCGCGATCAACCCGGCCCGTTTCATCAACCGGGTCCTTAACCTCGCGGTCCCCGCCTTCGGAGCGGCTGGCGGCGCATACTTGCTAGTCATCTTGCGCGCCGGTGATGGCGTCGTCGCCGATAATGTGGGCGCATTCGCCAGCGGCATCTCCATCCCCTTCGTCGCCGACACGCTCACCGCCCTCATGCTGGTCGCCTCCGCAGTCGTTGCCTTCGCCGCCAACTGGTTCGCGGACGTCGTAGGCGAGTCCCAGGCCCGCTTTTACCCCGCGCTATGCCTCATGCTGCTCGGCGGGGCCTGGGGAGCCCTACTCACGGCGGACCTGTTCAACCTGTTTGTCTTTATCGAAGTGATGCTCATGCCCTCCTTCGGGCTGCTCGCGATGACGGGAACGTGGGCCCGCCTCGCCGCCGCGCGCATGTTCATCGTGGTGAACCTCATCACCTCCATGCTGCTGCTCACCGGCGTGGCCCTCACCTACGGGGTCGTGGGCACCACCAACCTCGCCGCCCTCGCCGGAGCGGCCGGCCCCCGCGGCACCGAGCACTTCGCCCCCGGCGTCTTCGGCACGCAATGGCAACTGCTGGCTGCCCTGGGCGTGGTACTGCTCGCCCTCGCAGTGAAGGCCGGCCTCGCCCCCGTCCACACGTGGCTCCCCCGGGCCTACCCGGCGACCTCCCCCGCGGTGATGGCCCTTTTCTCCGGCCTGCACACCAAGGTTGCGGTCTACGCGATCTTCCGTGTCTTCATGGTCGTGTTCGAGGGGGATCCCGCCTGGGCGTGGGGCATTCTTGGCTTCACCGTCGCGGGCATGCTCATCGGCGCCTTCGCGGGACTGGCGGAATCCTCGATGCGCGCGGTCCTGGGTTACCAGATGGTCAACGGCGTGCCCTTCATGCTCATCGCCCTGGCCTTCGTCTCCAACAACGGCACCCTCGTCCTTAGCGCCGCGCTGTACTACATGGTTCACCACATGGTGGTGGCCTGCTCCCTCATCACCGCGGCGGGATCCATCGAGGAGACCTACGGCTTCGGCAAGATCCGCCCACTGTCCGGCCTATTGCACCGGGACCCCTTCCCCTCCGTTGTCTTCGCCGCGGGGGCGCTGGCCATTGTCGGCTTCCCCCCGTTCTCCGGTCTCTGGGGCAAGCTCGCGCTGATCTGGGGCATCGCCCACCAGGGCTCCTGGCTGGCGTGGACGGCGATCATCGCCATCATCGTGGCGGGCATGGGGGCCTTACTGTCCATGCTCTACGTGTGGCGGGAGGTCTTCTGGGGCAGGCCGATGAACCCCAACGAGGCTGCAAAGTCCCTAGCCGTGAACCGGCGGTTCGTGTACCCCTCCGCGGTGCTCATGGCGTTGAGTCTAGTGATGTTCGCCGCTGCCGGGCCGCTGTTCAATATCACGGGCCGCGCGGCCAAGGATCTCACGGACACGACGGCCTATGTTCGTGCGGTATCCGGGGGTGAACGTCTGCAAGGCCAGGTCTTGACGCCCGGGCCCTCCGGACTCGACCACATCCCCGCAGATCAACGAGGCCCCAGCGGACTGGGCGGGGCACAGCGCTCGCTGGAGAATGCCGTGACCCCCGGCCCCGAGGACAAGCCCAGCGGGCAGAGGTGA
- a CDS encoding NADH-quinone oxidoreductase subunit K: MIIAAIIAILVGGGVYMVLQRGMLRIIIGINLLSHGVNLLLLATGVGAWRGDPLVHRTGLAEAADPLPQAFVLTAIVISMASVAVMLALAAVGRDDDTSAAEIPERAARLFRSLGTLGQQAQHIQPDSKRAKRRSEREEVR, from the coding sequence ATGATTATCGCCGCTATCATCGCCATCCTCGTCGGCGGAGGCGTGTACATGGTGCTCCAGCGCGGCATGCTGCGCATCATCATCGGCATCAACCTGCTCAGCCACGGCGTTAACCTGCTGCTGCTGGCCACCGGTGTGGGGGCCTGGCGGGGCGATCCACTGGTCCACCGCACCGGCCTGGCAGAGGCCGCAGACCCCCTCCCGCAGGCCTTCGTCCTCACCGCGATCGTCATCTCCATGGCCTCCGTCGCGGTGATGCTGGCCCTAGCCGCAGTGGGGCGCGATGACGATACCAGCGCCGCCGAAATCCCGGAGCGCGCCGCCCGTCTGTTCCGCTCCCTGGGCACGCTCGGCCAGCAGGCCCAGCACATCCAACCCGATTCGAAGCGGGCCAAGCGCCGCTCGGAGCGGGAGGAGGTCCGCTAG
- a CDS encoding Na+/H+ antiporter subunit E, with protein sequence MRSIGTIAKATGHSLWYAVWLTGQVIKESITMTVDTLGSGRKIAPVVIYYPLRVNKERDIAALIASITMTPGTLALGVTGPKEVDYDAVAGERSLHDAHGVASKEYDAYGRETAQRFLAVHAMYGQDPCELLHSLADMEEHLAPSVRGVERNFRAEDLVERGRPGPRGFRGTRGGRASDETVFDVEKLDSTPHTEEYVAQEMHDSSRHQPANQQEPPGAATDTDKQDPDTVEIADPDVGEERANDMPPEIAPAPEAKPMAEPGELDYPTADEGPDDTEARRAEEEDAAREDRDPGPDNPDDDRDDEDREERHR encoded by the coding sequence ATGAGGTCAATTGGAACGATAGCCAAGGCCACGGGACACAGTCTGTGGTACGCGGTGTGGCTGACCGGCCAGGTCATCAAGGAATCCATCACGATGACGGTGGACACTCTGGGCAGCGGGCGCAAGATCGCCCCCGTAGTGATCTATTACCCCCTGCGCGTCAATAAGGAGCGGGATATTGCCGCGCTCATTGCCTCCATCACCATGACGCCAGGGACCCTAGCGCTGGGAGTCACCGGCCCCAAGGAGGTGGACTACGACGCGGTGGCTGGAGAGCGCTCGTTGCACGATGCGCACGGGGTGGCCAGCAAGGAGTACGACGCCTACGGACGGGAGACGGCGCAGCGCTTCCTCGCGGTCCACGCCATGTACGGCCAGGACCCCTGCGAGCTGCTGCACAGCCTGGCGGACATGGAGGAGCACCTGGCCCCCTCGGTGCGCGGGGTGGAGCGCAACTTCCGCGCGGAGGACCTGGTAGAGCGGGGCCGACCCGGTCCCCGCGGTTTCCGCGGCACCCGCGGCGGGCGCGCCTCCGATGAGACGGTTTTTGACGTGGAGAAGCTGGATTCCACGCCGCATACCGAGGAGTATGTGGCCCAGGAGATGCACGATAGTTCCCGGCACCAGCCCGCCAACCAGCAAGAGCCCCCAGGGGCGGCGACGGATACCGATAAGCAGGACCCGGATACCGTGGAGATCGCCGACCCGGACGTCGGCGAGGAACGGGCCAATGACATGCCACCGGAGATCGCCCCGGCCCCGGAGGCCAAACCGATGGCGGAGCCGGGGGAGCTGGATTACCCCACTGCCGACGAGGGCCCGGACGACACCGAGGCCCGCCGGGCCGAGGAGGAGGACGCCGCGCGGGAGGATCGCGATCCCGGCCCGGACAACCCCGATGACGACCGGGATGATGAGGACAGAGAGGAGCGGCACCGATGA
- a CDS encoding transglycosylase domain-containing protein, which yields MDKEQALRRLTAAILIAGTLVAISLLPLVVAGAAVVNTSAQTMNSNLDDITSNSSLPRTTTVTDRDGQPIAWIYDQRRTPVTPDLISDQMKKSIVAIEDRRFYEHKGVDVRGSVRALVANLSSGGVEEGASTIDQQYVKNYLYLISADTEQEQAAAIETSIPRKLREMKMASELDRTFGKDEILARYLNLISFGHGAFGIEEASQTYFGISAVDLNSSQAALLAGVVQSTSALDPWANPTGATERRNQVLQARVTAGTLTQPEADQLAKEPLGILDKPGGHPNGCIGAGGAGFFCDYALGWLKDQGFDQEKISRGGYTIKTTLDREAQRRAEAEAAAKVSPTQPGVAQATNFITPAKDSHEVVAMASSRAYGLDTNQQQTVMPLTHSLQGHGAGSIFKVFTAAAALEQGMGLDSMLAVPKRVEIEGMGDGGAPNCPAGKYCVENSGPYAGAMSLRQALATSPNTPFVNMLKETGVNRPVDIAVNLGLRSYKAPKTFNDQYSIADYVKTTKLGSFTLGPTAVDPLELANVAASLADHGRWCEPNPVLSVTGPEGNEEKIKRKPCEQVLAKPVADALANGLAGDATGTGTAAGAAGAEGWNGPISAKTGTTETSFSSAFMGFTPRWAGATYIFNDGGTPSPLCSRPVRQCGNGDLFGGEEPARTFFAVSRDMAGKYGGGGLPPVDPKYLKGNGRFDNIGPPRDRRDLFGTPLPLPGFGPRTGDQAPNLQDLANNVEDLVNQFLHR from the coding sequence GTGGACAAAGAGCAGGCCCTCCGGAGACTGACCGCGGCAATCCTCATTGCGGGGACGCTCGTGGCCATTTCCCTGCTTCCGCTCGTCGTGGCCGGGGCGGCGGTGGTGAACACCTCCGCGCAGACGATGAACAGCAATCTGGACGACATCACTAGCAACTCCTCGTTGCCCCGCACCACCACCGTCACGGACCGCGACGGCCAGCCGATTGCGTGGATTTACGACCAGCGGCGCACCCCAGTCACCCCGGATCTCATCTCCGATCAGATGAAGAAGTCCATCGTCGCCATCGAGGACCGCCGGTTCTATGAGCACAAAGGGGTGGACGTGCGGGGTTCCGTCCGCGCCCTCGTGGCCAACCTGTCCAGCGGCGGCGTGGAGGAAGGCGCCTCCACAATCGACCAGCAGTACGTCAAGAACTACCTCTATCTCATCTCCGCCGATACCGAGCAGGAACAAGCCGCCGCCATCGAGACCTCGATCCCGCGCAAGCTGCGCGAGATGAAGATGGCCTCCGAGCTGGACCGCACCTTTGGCAAGGACGAAATTCTGGCCCGGTACCTCAACCTCATCTCCTTCGGCCACGGGGCCTTCGGCATCGAAGAGGCCTCCCAGACCTACTTCGGCATCAGTGCCGTAGACCTCAACTCCAGCCAGGCTGCGCTGCTGGCCGGGGTGGTTCAATCCACCAGCGCACTGGACCCCTGGGCCAACCCGACCGGGGCCACGGAACGGCGCAATCAGGTTCTGCAGGCACGCGTGACCGCGGGCACCCTCACCCAGCCCGAAGCTGACCAACTGGCCAAGGAACCGCTCGGCATCCTGGACAAGCCCGGCGGCCATCCCAACGGCTGCATCGGCGCGGGGGGAGCGGGGTTCTTCTGCGACTACGCCCTCGGTTGGCTCAAGGACCAAGGCTTCGACCAGGAGAAGATCTCCCGCGGCGGTTACACCATCAAGACCACCCTGGACCGCGAGGCCCAGCGCCGCGCGGAAGCGGAAGCCGCCGCGAAGGTCAGCCCCACCCAACCCGGGGTCGCACAGGCCACCAACTTCATCACCCCCGCCAAGGATTCCCATGAGGTCGTAGCCATGGCATCCTCCCGGGCCTATGGGTTGGACACGAACCAGCAGCAAACCGTCATGCCGCTAACCCACTCCCTCCAGGGCCATGGGGCCGGGTCCATCTTCAAGGTTTTCACCGCGGCCGCTGCCCTAGAACAGGGAATGGGCCTCGACAGCATGCTTGCCGTACCCAAGCGGGTGGAGATCGAAGGCATGGGCGACGGGGGAGCGCCCAACTGCCCCGCCGGCAAGTACTGCGTGGAGAACTCCGGCCCCTACGCCGGGGCAATGTCCCTCCGCCAAGCCCTGGCGACCAGCCCCAACACGCCATTCGTGAACATGCTCAAGGAAACCGGCGTGAACCGCCCCGTGGACATCGCGGTGAACCTGGGGCTGCGCTCCTACAAGGCGCCGAAGACCTTCAACGACCAGTACTCCATCGCGGACTACGTGAAGACCACGAAGCTCGGCTCCTTCACCCTAGGTCCCACCGCTGTGGATCCCCTGGAGCTGGCGAATGTTGCCGCCTCCCTCGCCGACCACGGCCGGTGGTGCGAACCGAACCCCGTTCTCAGCGTGACCGGACCGGAAGGCAATGAGGAGAAGATCAAGCGCAAGCCCTGCGAACAGGTCCTGGCCAAACCAGTGGCGGATGCCCTGGCCAACGGTCTGGCCGGGGATGCCACAGGCACCGGAACCGCCGCCGGTGCCGCCGGGGCAGAAGGGTGGAACGGCCCCATCTCCGCGAAGACCGGCACCACGGAAACCAGTTTCTCCTCCGCATTCATGGGCTTCACCCCCCGCTGGGCCGGCGCCACCTACATCTTCAACGACGGTGGCACGCCCTCTCCCCTGTGCTCCCGCCCGGTACGCCAGTGCGGGAACGGCGACCTCTTCGGTGGAGAGGAACCCGCCCGCACCTTCTTCGCCGTATCCCGGGACATGGCCGGGAAATACGGCGGAGGCGGACTACCCCCGGTGGATCCCAAATACCTAAAAGGTAATGGGCGGTTCGATAACATCGGGCCGCCCCGAGACCGCCGCGACCTCTTCGGAACTCCCCTACCCCTGCCCGGCTTCGGGCCCCGCACCGGGGACCAAGCCCCCAACCTGCAGGATCTCGCCAACAACGTAGAGGACCTGGTCAACCAGTTCCTGCACCGCTGA
- a CDS encoding organic hydroperoxide resistance protein: MSDALYTAKALSTGGGRDGHVATDDRILDLNVRPPKALGGSGEGTNPEQLVAAGWAACFNGALQKIMKDTGVDVTTSPEVRVEVSLNKVESGFELSAAIHAIIFDVDTEKATDLVNKAHEFCPYSRAMRGNIAVDVSAEAK; the protein is encoded by the coding sequence ATGAGCGATGCACTCTACACAGCAAAGGCACTGTCCACCGGCGGCGGCCGCGATGGCCACGTCGCTACCGACGACCGGATCCTCGACCTCAACGTCCGGCCCCCCAAGGCCCTCGGCGGTTCCGGGGAGGGCACGAACCCGGAGCAGCTCGTTGCCGCGGGGTGGGCCGCCTGCTTCAATGGCGCCCTGCAGAAGATCATGAAGGACACTGGGGTGGACGTCACCACCTCCCCCGAGGTTCGCGTGGAGGTCAGCCTCAACAAGGTCGAGTCCGGCTTCGAGCTCTCCGCCGCTATCCACGCGATCATCTTCGACGTGGATACCGAGAAGGCCACGGACCTGGTGAACAAGGCCCACGAGTTCTGCCCCTACTCCCGGGCGATGCGCGGCAACATTGCCGTGGACGTGTCCGCCGAGGCGAAGTAG
- a CDS encoding DUF4040 family protein gives MALIAIPVVLAIALALVPVFVRFFDRNAGWPLSLTFVALAGYIIAHAHPIIAGDTERWTVTWVRGLLTGIPGKPGSGDVQFALRMDALSMFFTLLALLIGAIVFVYSTRYLHPGKRVMSFYVLMTAFMVSVVLLLLADDVALLFVGWELVSLASFFLIARAGSSGEAGASRTLVLTFAGGLFLASALGIAAAMSGTTQLSLILTSPVWDQHPTLTAIVALLVAMAGFSKAAQLPFHFWLPEAMAADTPVSAFLHAAAVVKAGIYLLMRFSGLFNGVPLWHLLLIVVGMATAVMAAVYAMQKTDLKKLTAYSTVSQLGWIVATIGVGTPAALVAATVHTAAHALFKSSLFMLVGVVDHQAKSRDMRRLGPLYNRMPFTFWSAVIAASSMAAIPPTFGFVSKEGMLEAFTEAPLPHAGVIALLAVAGFGALATFMYSARYVFGAFIDGPKDESKVREAEIGLWLPAALPGVLSLPIVLVMHSGGHFLDAIAQATGVGETHTHLSLWHGITVPFLISVAVLALGLCGIFARRRIFAVLYGRKLGIATGADLLNAVTRICVRWSRYVSKPAESLSPNRHVVWILLTLVALGFMGLLGPGRLAGIAALPPRVPGIDQLGDLVGLIIIAGSVVGIVSTRSRVASVILAGVAGIGTSWMMLTLGAPDVAQTQLLVEFAVVVLFMMVVRHQPRLYLREGLNRAKFATTVSILVGTVTFFAVWLLLGRHERPQLAQWYLQEAPEVSGGNNVVAVILVEFRALDTLGELSVLGMAGVVIAAIIRSIPKSPVPGYGPGSTSELFRAEGSHRFADVHKIPELAPFYSKYLRSTHLNSIPTRMLLYPLLPVLGILSALTVWRGHQESGGGFLGALIIAGAILMWYIGQARARSIGKPDTGYLFIGGGILLSLATGLVGLVAHGSFLSPIHGHLGSVHLSTSLVFDLGVYSAVIGLVIVAVNFMGGRDRPGADVPERLPRLEQLTSRRLRKLGLRPSYAEAKAPAPTRPHPDGASKPAPDTKKSRSGVGPRPITAGGSAILLNPSAVHEAETRTEEMHRLEREEAKRPPQRSPQSPPPASTQPTPGSDQQNGEAP, from the coding sequence GTGGCTTTAATTGCCATTCCCGTTGTCCTCGCAATCGCCCTTGCCCTCGTGCCCGTCTTCGTCCGGTTCTTCGACCGCAACGCCGGATGGCCACTGTCCCTGACCTTCGTGGCCCTCGCGGGTTACATCATCGCGCACGCCCACCCCATCATCGCCGGGGACACCGAGCGGTGGACAGTGACCTGGGTGCGGGGCCTGCTCACGGGAATCCCGGGGAAACCCGGCTCCGGCGACGTGCAGTTCGCCCTGCGGATGGACGCACTCAGCATGTTCTTCACCCTGCTGGCGCTGCTCATCGGGGCCATCGTCTTCGTGTACTCCACCCGCTACCTGCACCCGGGCAAGCGGGTGATGAGCTTCTACGTGCTCATGACGGCCTTCATGGTCTCCGTTGTGCTGCTACTCCTCGCCGACGATGTCGCCCTGCTCTTCGTGGGATGGGAACTCGTCTCCCTGGCCTCCTTCTTCCTCATCGCCCGCGCCGGCTCCAGCGGTGAGGCCGGGGCCAGTCGCACCCTCGTGCTGACTTTCGCCGGCGGATTGTTCCTGGCGTCCGCACTGGGAATCGCCGCCGCCATGTCCGGCACCACACAGCTCTCCCTCATCCTCACCTCCCCGGTGTGGGATCAACACCCCACCCTCACGGCGATCGTTGCGCTACTCGTCGCGATGGCGGGTTTTTCCAAAGCCGCTCAACTGCCCTTCCACTTCTGGCTTCCGGAGGCGATGGCGGCGGATACCCCCGTCTCCGCCTTCCTCCACGCCGCTGCGGTGGTGAAGGCCGGCATCTACCTGCTCATGCGCTTCTCCGGGCTGTTCAATGGGGTGCCGCTCTGGCATCTCCTGCTCATCGTCGTGGGGATGGCCACCGCCGTCATGGCGGCCGTGTACGCGATGCAGAAGACGGACCTGAAGAAGCTCACGGCGTACTCCACGGTCTCCCAACTGGGCTGGATTGTGGCGACGATCGGTGTCGGAACGCCCGCGGCGCTCGTCGCAGCAACGGTGCACACTGCGGCTCACGCACTGTTCAAGTCCTCCCTGTTCATGCTCGTGGGAGTGGTGGATCACCAGGCCAAATCCCGCGACATGCGGCGCCTGGGCCCGCTGTACAACCGCATGCCCTTCACCTTCTGGTCCGCGGTCATCGCCGCCTCCTCCATGGCGGCCATTCCGCCCACCTTCGGCTTCGTGTCCAAGGAGGGCATGCTGGAGGCATTCACGGAGGCTCCCCTCCCCCACGCGGGAGTCATTGCCCTACTCGCCGTTGCGGGGTTCGGGGCCCTGGCCACCTTTATGTACTCGGCCCGCTATGTGTTCGGCGCGTTCATCGATGGGCCCAAGGATGAGTCCAAGGTGCGGGAGGCGGAGATCGGCCTCTGGCTACCGGCCGCGCTGCCCGGTGTGCTCTCCCTGCCGATCGTGCTCGTCATGCACTCTGGTGGGCATTTTCTGGACGCGATTGCCCAGGCCACGGGTGTAGGGGAGACACACACGCACCTGTCCCTCTGGCACGGCATCACGGTGCCCTTCCTCATCTCCGTCGCGGTGCTCGCGCTGGGCCTGTGCGGGATCTTCGCCCGGCGGCGGATCTTCGCAGTGCTCTACGGCCGCAAGCTGGGCATCGCCACGGGCGCGGATCTCCTCAACGCCGTCACCCGCATATGTGTGCGCTGGTCGCGCTATGTGTCCAAGCCGGCCGAGAGTCTCTCGCCCAACCGGCACGTCGTGTGGATACTCCTCACCCTCGTGGCCCTCGGTTTCATGGGGTTGCTGGGGCCCGGGCGCCTCGCCGGGATCGCCGCGTTGCCGCCCCGCGTGCCGGGGATCGATCAGCTCGGCGATCTCGTCGGTCTCATCATCATCGCCGGTTCCGTCGTGGGGATCGTGTCCACGCGCTCTCGGGTGGCCTCCGTCATTCTCGCCGGGGTGGCGGGCATTGGGACCTCCTGGATGATGTTGACCCTCGGGGCCCCGGACGTGGCCCAGACGCAACTCCTTGTTGAGTTCGCGGTAGTGGTGCTGTTCATGATGGTCGTCCGCCATCAGCCCCGTCTGTACCTGCGGGAAGGGCTCAACCGGGCGAAATTCGCCACCACCGTGTCCATTCTTGTGGGAACTGTCACCTTCTTTGCAGTCTGGCTGCTGCTCGGCCGGCATGAACGGCCCCAACTAGCACAGTGGTACCTACAAGAGGCCCCCGAGGTCTCCGGCGGCAACAACGTTGTCGCCGTCATCCTCGTGGAGTTCCGTGCGCTGGACACGCTCGGAGAGCTGTCCGTGCTGGGAATGGCAGGGGTCGTCATTGCCGCGATCATCCGATCCATCCCCAAGTCCCCGGTGCCGGGGTATGGGCCGGGCTCCACCTCCGAGCTCTTCCGGGCGGAGGGGTCTCACCGTTTCGCGGATGTGCATAAAATCCCGGAGCTGGCCCCCTTCTACTCCAAGTATTTGCGCAGCACGCATCTGAACTCCATCCCCACCCGGATGTTGCTCTACCCCCTGCTGCCGGTCCTCGGAATCCTCTCGGCGCTGACCGTCTGGCGGGGGCACCAGGAATCCGGTGGTGGATTCCTGGGTGCTCTCATCATCGCGGGCGCGATTCTCATGTGGTACATCGGCCAGGCTCGGGCCCGCAGCATCGGCAAGCCCGACACGGGCTACCTCTTCATCGGAGGCGGCATTCTGCTATCCCTCGCCACTGGGTTGGTGGGCCTCGTGGCCCACGGCAGCTTCCTTTCCCCGATCCACGGCCACCTCGGTTCCGTCCACCTATCCACCTCCCTCGTCTTCGACTTGGGCGTGTACTCCGCGGTGATCGGCTTGGTCATCGTGGCGGTGAACTTCATGGGCGGACGGGACCGCCCCGGTGCCGACGTGCCGGAGCGCCTGCCCCGGTTGGAGCAGTTGACCAGCCGTCGGCTGCGCAAACTAGGCCTGCGCCCCAGCTACGCGGAAGCGAAGGCCCCTGCCCCCACCCGTCCACACCCCGATGGGGCCAGCAAACCGGCCCCCGACACGAAGAAGTCCCGCTCCGGGGTAGGACCGCGGCCCATCACCGCCGGCGGTTCGGCCATCCTGCTGAACCCCTCCGCTGTCCACGAGGCGGAAACCCGCACCGAGGAGATGCACCGGCTGGAACGCGAGGAGGCGAAACGTCCCCCGCAGAGGTCCCCCCAGAGTCCCCCACCAGCATCGACACAGCCGACCCCCGGCTCAGACCAGCAGAACGGAGAAGCGCCATGA